In one Sporomusa sphaeroides DSM 2875 genomic region, the following are encoded:
- the larA gene encoding nickel-dependent lactate racemase, which produces MQKDYTYKYGKGKVNFTIDDSLVTDELYIKQCSVLPAPAESVREAIRNPIGCKPLRDIVKPGETVVFIVNDTTRVANSHIFMPILLDELNSAGIPDKDMWIVFALGTHRLMTEEEMVGEVGSAVAQRVRMYNSDCRDEGQFRYFGTTSYGTPVYFNNKVVEADHIICTGSVVHHFFAGFGGGRKAMLPGVAYYETVRKNHSLMLDSNAVIGKLEGNPIYHDQVEGTEMCRPSFLINVVLNEKKEFLRVFAGDYIQAHRECCEFVNDVYGVPVEKEADLVIASCGGYPKDINVYQLQKTMDNAWCAVRKGGVVIILGECADGSGSATYEKTMQQYTTPEQVETAVRADFQIGAHKAFAVTRLMKKAHFILVSSMPPELARLLLFTPAKDMEEAMKIAMNTLGMSQPRIILMPMGSITVPLINK; this is translated from the coding sequence ATGCAAAAGGATTATACTTATAAGTATGGCAAAGGAAAAGTCAACTTCACTATTGACGACTCGTTAGTAACTGATGAATTATATATTAAACAATGTTCGGTTTTGCCTGCCCCTGCAGAGTCTGTCCGAGAGGCAATTCGTAACCCGATCGGGTGTAAGCCGTTACGGGATATTGTCAAGCCCGGTGAAACTGTTGTATTTATTGTCAATGATACTACCAGGGTAGCCAATAGCCATATTTTTATGCCAATACTGCTTGATGAGCTTAACAGTGCAGGGATTCCGGACAAGGATATGTGGATTGTGTTCGCACTGGGAACGCACCGGCTGATGACTGAAGAAGAGATGGTTGGTGAAGTTGGTAGCGCTGTGGCACAAAGGGTGAGGATGTATAACAGCGATTGCCGGGATGAAGGACAGTTCCGGTATTTTGGGACAACTTCCTATGGAACGCCCGTTTATTTTAATAACAAGGTTGTGGAAGCCGATCACATTATTTGTACAGGCAGTGTCGTACATCACTTTTTTGCTGGTTTCGGCGGCGGGCGCAAAGCCATGCTGCCGGGTGTCGCTTACTATGAAACTGTTCGCAAAAATCATAGTTTGATGCTGGATTCCAATGCTGTAATCGGTAAACTAGAGGGAAACCCAATATATCATGATCAGGTAGAAGGTACGGAAATGTGCCGGCCCTCCTTTTTGATTAATGTCGTGTTAAACGAAAAAAAAGAATTTTTAAGAGTATTCGCAGGCGACTATATTCAAGCCCACCGGGAGTGTTGCGAGTTTGTAAATGACGTGTACGGGGTGCCTGTGGAGAAAGAAGCTGATTTAGTCATTGCCTCTTGCGGCGGCTACCCCAAGGATATTAATGTCTATCAGTTACAGAAGACAATGGATAATGCCTGGTGCGCGGTCCGGAAGGGCGGCGTAGTGATTATTCTCGGAGAATGTGCGGACGGTTCCGGATCGGCAACCTACGAGAAAACTATGCAGCAATATACGACACCTGAGCAAGTGGAAACTGCTGTTAGGGCGGATTTTCAGATAGGTGCACATAAAGCCTTCGCGGTTACCCGGTTAATGAAAAAAGCTCACTTTATTCTAGTTTCATCCATGCCGCCGGAACTTGCCCGGCTGTTACTATTCACACCGGCCAAGGATATGGAAGAAGCAATGAAAATTGCTATGAATACATTAGGTATGTCACAGCCGCGTATTATTCTTATGCCAATGGGAAGCATAACCGTTCCTTTAATCAATAAATAG
- a CDS encoding succinate--CoA ligase subunit alpha, producing MDHRIYSEGSVGLMSRSATNSYETVNEMTKNGIGQSTCVGVGGDVIPGTSFVKLLPMFEEDEQTEAVVLIGEIGGTDEETAASYIKNHMKKPVIAYIAGRHAPKGKVMGHAGAIVGADGAGSAESKIDILTAAGVHIADSPDEIVELLKQVL from the coding sequence ATGGACCACCGGATTTACAGCGAGGGTTCAGTTGGCTTAATGTCCCGCAGTGCAACAAACTCCTATGAAACGGTGAATGAAATGACCAAGAACGGTATCGGCCAGTCTACTTGTGTAGGTGTGGGCGGTGACGTAATTCCCGGCACCTCGTTTGTCAAGCTGCTGCCGATGTTTGAAGAGGACGAACAAACGGAGGCCGTTGTTTTAATTGGCGAGATTGGCGGAACGGATGAAGAGACTGCCGCCAGTTATATAAAAAATCACATGAAAAAGCCGGTCATAGCCTACATTGCCGGCAGACACGCGCCGAAAGGCAAAGTAATGGGTCATGCAGGCGCTATCGTGGGTGCGGATGGCGCGGGCAGTGCTGAATCCAAGATAGATATTCTGACGGCCGCCGGTGTGCATATTGCCGACAGCCCGGACGAGATCGTCGAACTGTTAAAACAAGTTCTATAA
- a CDS encoding four-carbon acid sugar kinase family protein, protein MMKSLPHLSADRLKSYPKVDENHVALLLQQAVAGDPRKIIVLDDDPTGTQTVHDISVYTDWTYESVSQGFQEKNKVFYILTNSRGFTQEQTSKAHRDIGAMIARVAGEQGRDYLIVSRSDSTLRGHYPLETMMLQEQWEHHTGKKVDGEIICPYFKEGGRFTIDNIHYVQYGDALVPAGETEFAKDKTFGYTSSDLSAYIEEKSRGLYKKENVVAISLQELRALNIQGIADKLMAMTNFGKVVVNAIDACDIKVFCIALYRAMAQGKQFLFRTAAGFVKELGAITDKPLLTRRDMITGDIAAGGIVVVGSHTQKTTSQLEELKTLPGIQVIEFNSDLVLDEERFQAEIASVVKQEEELLRQGTTVVVHTKRRLLSLEDDSPQDALARSVKISEAVQSLVGRLQVTPAFIVAKGGITSSDIGTKALKIKQANVLGQIRPGIPVWKTGAESKFPQIPFIIFPGNVGEQNTLKEAIAVLLAK, encoded by the coding sequence ATGATGAAATCACTACCACACCTGAGTGCTGACCGGCTGAAGTCCTATCCTAAGGTCGATGAAAATCATGTGGCGTTGCTGTTACAACAAGCTGTTGCCGGTGACCCCCGCAAAATTATTGTACTGGATGATGATCCGACAGGTACGCAAACTGTTCACGACATTTCGGTATATACCGATTGGACTTATGAAAGTGTTAGTCAGGGCTTTCAGGAAAAGAACAAAGTATTTTACATTTTGACAAACTCGCGCGGGTTTACCCAAGAGCAGACAAGCAAAGCCCACCGGGATATCGGGGCGATGATTGCCAGGGTTGCCGGTGAACAGGGGCGGGATTATCTGATTGTCAGCCGCAGCGACTCGACCCTCAGGGGGCATTATCCTCTGGAAACCATGATGCTGCAGGAGCAATGGGAGCATCATACAGGCAAAAAGGTTGACGGGGAAATCATCTGCCCTTATTTTAAAGAAGGCGGCCGGTTTACCATTGATAATATTCACTATGTTCAGTATGGTGATGCCCTGGTTCCGGCAGGGGAAACTGAATTTGCCAAGGATAAGACCTTTGGCTATACATCATCGGACTTATCCGCCTATATTGAAGAAAAATCCCGGGGACTTTACAAAAAAGAAAATGTGGTTGCCATTTCCCTGCAAGAGCTGCGGGCACTAAATATTCAGGGGATTGCCGACAAACTCATGGCTATGACCAATTTCGGCAAAGTAGTTGTCAATGCCATTGATGCCTGTGATATAAAAGTGTTCTGTATCGCGCTTTACCGCGCAATGGCTCAGGGCAAACAGTTTCTGTTCCGCACAGCGGCCGGCTTTGTCAAAGAGCTGGGTGCAATCACCGATAAGCCGCTGCTGACCAGGCGGGATATGATAACCGGCGATATCGCCGCCGGCGGTATCGTTGTGGTTGGCTCTCATACGCAAAAGACGACAAGCCAACTGGAAGAGTTAAAAACCTTGCCGGGAATACAGGTTATCGAGTTCAATTCCGACTTAGTGCTGGATGAAGAGCGTTTTCAGGCGGAAATTGCGTCGGTCGTAAAGCAGGAAGAAGAACTGTTACGCCAAGGCACTACCGTAGTTGTCCACACCAAACGGCGGCTGTTGTCATTAGAAGATGATTCTCCCCAGGACGCATTGGCCCGTTCTGTCAAAATATCGGAGGCCGTCCAGTCGCTGGTTGGCAGGCTGCAGGTGACTCCGGCCTTCATTGTCGCCAAGGGCGGCATTACTTCCAGTGATATTGGGACAAAAGCGCTGAAGATCAAGCAGGCAAATGTGCTGGGCCAGATCCGGCCAGGCATACCGGTATGGAAAACCGGCGCGGAAAGTAAATTTCCGCAAATACCTTTCATTATTTTTCCGGGCAATGTCGGTGAACAAAATACACTCAAAGAAGCCATAGCGGTATTATTGGCAAAATAA
- a CDS encoding 3-keto-5-aminohexanoate cleavage protein: MDKVMISVAPVASTDKHIVPANIAAEVLQCWQAGAAMVHLHVRDAAGNLTTDMSLLEETLRLIRKDSDIIIEVSTGGVSRLSIQERCVPLYSELVEACSLNVGSTNLGKAVYCNPLDDVEYCIGELLRMNKTPEVEVFEIGHIFAMKEFMEQYDFRAPVLFSIVLGHKGEAPATPQALAAMIQMIPPEALWGITHANRRDFSIIAAALGMGASTVRIGFEDSNYLDAHTTVDSNVPLVEKTARLLKAMDKEPMTPAEARKYFNILSR, from the coding sequence ATGGATAAAGTGATGATTTCCGTTGCTCCGGTAGCGAGTACGGATAAACATATTGTTCCCGCTAACATTGCGGCAGAAGTTTTACAATGCTGGCAAGCCGGCGCTGCGATGGTACATTTGCATGTCCGTGATGCTGCCGGCAACCTGACTACCGATATGAGTCTCCTGGAGGAAACACTCCGGTTGATCCGCAAAGACTCGGATATCATCATTGAAGTATCGACAGGCGGTGTTTCCCGGCTTTCCATACAGGAACGCTGTGTTCCCCTGTATTCGGAGCTTGTCGAGGCCTGCTCTCTGAATGTCGGCTCCACCAATCTGGGGAAGGCTGTATATTGCAATCCGCTTGATGATGTGGAATACTGCATTGGTGAATTATTAAGGATGAACAAGACACCGGAAGTGGAAGTTTTTGAAATTGGCCACATCTTTGCCATGAAGGAATTTATGGAGCAGTACGATTTTCGTGCCCCGGTGCTGTTTAGCATCGTTCTGGGGCATAAGGGCGAAGCGCCTGCTACCCCGCAGGCACTGGCTGCCATGATTCAAATGATACCGCCGGAGGCGCTGTGGGGGATTACCCATGCCAACAGACGGGATTTTTCCATTATTGCCGCCGCGTTAGGCATGGGGGCCAGCACGGTTAGAATTGGTTTTGAAGATAGCAACTATTTGGATGCTCATACCACTGTTGACAGCAATGTACCGCTGGTGGAGAAAACCGCCCGGTTGCTCAAAGCCATGGATAAAGAGCCGATGACTCCTGCTGAGGCCAGAAAATACTTCAATATACTCAGCAGATGA
- a CDS encoding class II fructose-bisphosphate aldolase, with product MLVNLQDILKDAYRNHYAVGSFNGYNYETFKGIIDAGAETQKPVILAFGAKYLQNMSLETAYALAKSLGEGSAAPVCLHLDHCSDLATVFRAIRAGFGSVMYDGSELPFAENVKNTAAVCRVAHACGVTVEAELGCLAAGEHSHEGSATSVQVYTEPALAKQFVEMTQVDALAVSIGTVHGLYQAAPLLRLDILEQINRLIAVPLVLHGGSGLPEQDILACIARGIAKINVNTEISVYAVQQTTGLLAAQQPHFSEVSLNQIGYVKDIVKKYIAFSYKEGNNG from the coding sequence ATGCTGGTGAATTTGCAAGACATACTTAAAGACGCTTATCGCAATCATTATGCGGTTGGTTCTTTCAATGGCTATAACTATGAAACCTTCAAAGGCATCATTGATGCTGGAGCGGAAACGCAGAAACCGGTTATTTTGGCCTTTGGCGCCAAGTATCTGCAGAATATGTCCCTGGAAACGGCCTATGCCCTTGCTAAAAGCCTAGGCGAGGGGAGTGCCGCCCCTGTTTGCCTGCATCTTGATCATTGCAGTGACTTAGCTACTGTTTTTCGCGCTATTCGTGCAGGGTTTGGCTCGGTAATGTATGATGGCTCGGAATTGCCCTTTGCGGAAAATGTAAAGAATACGGCGGCAGTTTGCCGGGTAGCTCATGCCTGCGGTGTAACGGTCGAAGCCGAACTGGGGTGTCTGGCGGCCGGTGAACATTCCCACGAAGGGTCTGCAACCAGTGTACAGGTATATACCGAGCCTGCACTGGCAAAACAGTTTGTGGAAATGACACAGGTGGATGCTTTGGCTGTTTCTATTGGGACGGTACATGGGTTATATCAGGCAGCACCGTTGCTGCGGCTTGATATATTGGAACAAATTAACAGGCTGATTGCCGTGCCGCTGGTTTTACACGGCGGCTCGGGGCTGCCGGAGCAGGATATCTTAGCCTGTATCGCCCGGGGCATTGCCAAAATCAATGTCAATACCGAAATCTCGGTATATGCTGTCCAACAGACAACCGGACTGTTAGCAGCTCAACAGCCTCATTTTTCCGAAGTTTCCTTAAACCAGATTGGCTATGTAAAAGATATTGTAAAAAAGTATATAGCGTTTTCCTACAAGGAGGGCAATAATGGATAA
- a CDS encoding FadR/GntR family transcriptional regulator, whose translation MPVQTFLKEIGGKSVVDQIVDNITNAIINEQLKPGDKIPTENELCASMGVARNSVREAIKILVAYGVLTIKRAEGTFVNQGFDSKMLYPVLYGIILQKDSAKQIVELRKVIDAGIFQLAMEKLDLDSVHKVEQAMEALEQKIAEENMDANAIFEADTAFHMVLVAITQNALLEGICSYIDQITKKSRLKATEKFINENATQQFLLMHREMVRVLKEKDRTKINEVVETHYQYWEKVTG comes from the coding sequence ATGCCGGTGCAAACTTTTTTAAAAGAAATAGGCGGAAAATCTGTTGTTGATCAGATTGTTGACAATATTACCAATGCGATTATTAATGAACAGTTGAAACCCGGAGACAAGATTCCAACAGAAAATGAGCTTTGCGCATCCATGGGCGTTGCGCGAAATTCTGTGCGTGAGGCAATAAAGATATTGGTTGCCTACGGTGTCCTTACCATCAAGCGGGCGGAAGGAACTTTTGTAAACCAAGGCTTTGACAGCAAAATGCTCTACCCTGTTTTGTACGGAATTATTTTACAAAAGGATTCGGCCAAACAAATTGTGGAATTGCGTAAAGTAATTGATGCAGGCATTTTTCAATTGGCTATGGAAAAGCTGGACTTGGATTCCGTGCATAAAGTCGAACAGGCGATGGAGGCACTGGAACAGAAAATTGCTGAGGAAAACATGGATGCCAATGCTATATTTGAAGCCGATACGGCCTTTCACATGGTGCTTGTCGCGATTACGCAAAATGCGTTATTAGAAGGAATCTGCTCCTATATTGATCAAATAACCAAAAAATCCAGGCTGAAAGCCACCGAAAAATTTATTAATGAAAATGCAACACAGCAGTTTCTGCTTATGCATAGAGAAATGGTCCGTGTACTCAAAGAAAAGGACCGGACTAAAATCAATGAAGTAGTGGAAACTCATTATCAATATTGGGAAAAGGTAACCGGTTAA
- a CDS encoding GlcG/HbpS family heme-binding protein translates to MDNITLTTAKKVADYAEELVAQEYGRKPFSVAVCDKDGFLVLFHKLDGAKLLTINLTPNKAYTAARMGVSTADFLQRLQRENLNISYFSDEKFVGLPGGVPIVNDRQQVIGAVGIGGMKEDGEIAAKVAAAAPTL, encoded by the coding sequence TTGGATAATATCACCTTGACAACGGCAAAAAAAGTGGCAGACTACGCCGAAGAGCTTGTTGCCCAAGAATATGGCAGGAAGCCTTTCAGTGTGGCGGTTTGTGATAAGGATGGCTTCCTGGTTCTGTTTCACAAGCTGGACGGAGCCAAATTGTTAACCATCAACCTTACTCCCAATAAAGCGTATACCGCTGCCAGGATGGGAGTAAGCACGGCCGATTTTTTACAGCGTCTACAGCGGGAAAATCTTAATATTTCCTACTTTTCCGACGAAAAGTTTGTGGGATTGCCGGGCGGAGTGCCTATTGTTAATGACAGGCAGCAAGTTATTGGCGCCGTAGGTATTGGCGGTATGAAAGAGGACGGAGAAATTGCCGCTAAGGTTGCTGCCGCTGCGCCAACTTTATAA
- a CDS encoding bile acid:sodium symporter family protein, translated as MLEKLGSMVKFITRYFSVWIILGVIAAYYNPEPFKPLSQYVPYCIMAVMLSMGLTVSINDFKLVFSRPKDVFWGIVLRYIIMPFIALFLTKVLSLPPVLAAGLILVGCCPSGVASNVMTFLAKGDTALSITVSTINTIIAPLITPFMFAFLVGSFVPVDAEKILLDILKIVLVPVFLGAVIRGVASDFVDRIMPVIPIVSVIAIFITTSSGFALSAGSLAQVAVISIIAVFLHNILGLTTGYWAARAVGMPHFKAKAICFEIGMENGGLAMALALAHLAPLAFIPAAIFNLAHNLTGPLLASYWREQEEKKELAMAQAGSTRQ; from the coding sequence ATGCTGGAAAAATTGGGGAGTATGGTAAAGTTTATTACAAGGTATTTTTCCGTGTGGATTATTTTAGGTGTTATTGCTGCCTATTACAATCCTGAACCGTTTAAGCCGTTATCCCAATATGTACCCTACTGCATTATGGCCGTAATGTTGAGCATGGGACTAACCGTATCAATAAATGACTTTAAGCTGGTTTTTTCACGCCCTAAGGATGTTTTTTGGGGTATCGTTTTGCGGTATATCATCATGCCGTTTATTGCGTTATTTTTGACCAAGGTTCTTAGTTTACCGCCGGTTTTGGCAGCCGGGTTGATTCTGGTAGGTTGTTGTCCCAGCGGCGTGGCCAGCAATGTTATGACATTTTTGGCTAAAGGGGATACAGCGCTGTCGATCACAGTATCTACCATTAATACCATCATTGCTCCGTTAATTACTCCCTTTATGTTCGCTTTTCTGGTCGGCTCGTTTGTTCCGGTTGATGCAGAAAAGATTTTGCTGGATATCTTGAAGATCGTCCTGGTACCCGTATTTTTAGGCGCTGTTATTCGCGGCGTTGCTTCGGATTTTGTTGACAGGATTATGCCGGTCATTCCGATTGTCTCGGTTATCGCTATCTTCATTACGACAAGCTCAGGCTTTGCGCTCAGCGCCGGATCGCTGGCCCAGGTTGCGGTGATTTCCATAATTGCCGTATTTCTGCATAATATACTTGGTCTTACAACCGGCTATTGGGCAGCACGTGCTGTGGGAATGCCTCATTTCAAAGCTAAGGCTATTTGTTTTGAAATCGGCATGGAAAATGGAGGACTGGCGATGGCATTGGCCTTAGCCCATCTTGCCCCGTTAGCCTTCATACCTGCCGCGATATTTAACCTGGCTCACAATCTTACCGGTCCGCTGTTGGCCAGCTACTGGCGTGAGCAGGAAGAGAAAAAGGAATTGGCTATGGCTCAAGCCGGCAGCACCCGGCAATAA
- a CDS encoding aspartate/glutamate racemase family protein: MKVALVYTSTTPELIELVEKEVRQLLPQGTEIISNQDPSILAEVREAGYVTAPPAARLVGMYMKAVSDGADAILNICSSVGEVADAAQDIAKYTGIPIVRIDEDMCREAVRQGVRIGVMATLPTTLTPTKNTILRVAREMNKHVELVDVLVDGAFGLDQKQFKELMTNYAGEISDRVDVILFAQGSMAYCEEYIHEKCGKPVLSSPRFGAAALKEALAKKGLL, from the coding sequence ATGAAGGTTGCTTTGGTGTATACGAGTACTACCCCGGAATTGATTGAATTGGTGGAGAAGGAGGTTCGTCAGTTACTGCCGCAGGGTACGGAGATTATTAGTAATCAGGACCCGTCAATTCTGGCAGAGGTCCGGGAGGCCGGATATGTTACGGCACCTCCGGCGGCCAGACTTGTCGGCATGTATATGAAGGCAGTAAGCGATGGGGCTGACGCTATTCTCAACATCTGTTCCTCAGTAGGGGAGGTGGCGGATGCTGCCCAGGATATTGCCAAATATACAGGTATTCCTATTGTGCGTATCGATGAAGACATGTGCAGGGAAGCTGTCCGGCAAGGTGTCCGTATCGGTGTGATGGCTACCTTGCCGACAACGCTGACGCCCACTAAAAATACCATCTTACGGGTGGCGCGGGAAATGAATAAGCATGTGGAATTGGTTGATGTTTTAGTTGACGGTGCTTTCGGGCTTGATCAGAAACAGTTCAAAGAACTGATGACAAACTATGCGGGGGAAATCAGCGATAGGGTTGACGTGATTTTATTTGCCCAAGGTTCAATGGCCTATTGTGAAGAATATATCCATGAAAAATGCGGGAAACCGGTGCTATCCAGTCCGCGATTCGGGGCTGCTGCACTCAAGGAAGCATTGGCAAAAAAAGGCTTATTATAA
- a CDS encoding DMT family transporter: MHSKNDKMYFFLVLTAVLWGGNPVAVKSVLGEITPIMTVLFRYIGISAILLSIMFIKEGRHALPPKHQILPLILMGITGIVLNNGLQFIGLQYSTVVNCSLVAATTPAITAILAVLFLKETMNKKQWLGIFISLLGVVYLVAHGSMEIIKNLSFNKGDLLFLVSQASWAVYTLLGRRVMEDVSPMGVTAWAGFSGAIFMGIAALYEGVAAPSRLSYDTLLSLSYMIIGSGILAMNWWNTGVRVVGANRAAIFTNIIPLAAMALSVVLLHEHVGWHEIAGGIWIIFGVYLTTKKTRAVRTA, encoded by the coding sequence ATGCATTCAAAAAACGATAAAATGTATTTTTTCCTGGTGCTGACGGCTGTTTTATGGGGCGGCAATCCGGTTGCCGTTAAAAGCGTGCTTGGCGAAATAACCCCCATTATGACAGTTCTCTTCCGTTATATTGGCATCAGTGCCATTCTCTTAAGCATCATGTTCATAAAAGAAGGGCGGCATGCCCTGCCGCCCAAACATCAAATACTGCCCCTCATCCTGATGGGGATTACCGGCATTGTGCTAAACAATGGCCTTCAGTTTATCGGCTTGCAATACTCAACGGTTGTCAACTGCTCACTGGTAGCGGCAACAACCCCGGCAATAACCGCCATCCTGGCAGTACTATTTTTAAAAGAAACTATGAACAAAAAACAATGGCTGGGAATTTTTATATCACTGTTGGGAGTTGTTTACTTGGTAGCCCACGGCTCAATGGAAATTATTAAAAACCTGTCGTTTAATAAAGGCGACCTATTGTTCCTGGTCAGTCAGGCCTCCTGGGCAGTATATACCCTGCTTGGCCGGAGGGTAATGGAAGATGTGTCGCCAATGGGGGTAACGGCGTGGGCCGGGTTCAGCGGAGCAATTTTTATGGGGATAGCCGCACTCTATGAAGGAGTGGCAGCACCGTCCAGACTGTCTTATGACACCCTGCTCTCATTAAGCTATATGATAATCGGCAGCGGTATTTTAGCAATGAACTGGTGGAACACCGGGGTCAGAGTGGTAGGCGCTAACCGCGCCGCCATCTTCACAAATATAATCCCGCTAGCCGCAATGGCGCTGTCGGTAGTATTGCTTCACGAACATGTAGGCTGGCATGAAATTGCCGGCGGCATCTGGATAATCTTCGGGGTATATCTTACTACCAAGAAAACCCGGGCGGTACGGACAGCATAA
- a CDS encoding helix-turn-helix domain-containing protein, with protein MIHNDSKLGRRIALLRKEKGYTQEKVGDLLKVTPQAISKWEQGNALPDTLLLPPLARLFGVSIDYLLTGESLAGKAGPYDGEYRKENFYWGIQPSELAGQIIDILQGDTANKRLLDIGSGEGRDAIYFAKCGLQVDALELSAPGVEKIKRYSRLSGYAVNVIHADMIGYDLAEEYDVIYSHGSLQFLPPAERRKHFDKYKQYTKTGGLNAHLIFVEKPFIKLAPDWERNEFFFSSGDLAGYYHDWEILRCGEEIIDCDSAGIPHRHAVNCILARKI; from the coding sequence ATGATTCATAATGATAGTAAACTAGGGCGGCGAATTGCCTTGCTGAGAAAAGAAAAAGGCTATACCCAAGAAAAGGTTGGCGACTTACTAAAGGTAACGCCGCAAGCTATTTCCAAGTGGGAGCAGGGCAACGCCTTGCCGGATACCCTGCTGCTCCCGCCTTTGGCAAGATTGTTCGGCGTGTCCATTGACTACCTGCTGACAGGAGAAAGTCTTGCAGGCAAGGCAGGGCCGTATGACGGAGAGTATCGGAAAGAGAACTTCTATTGGGGAATACAGCCTTCAGAGCTTGCCGGGCAAATTATCGACATTTTGCAGGGCGACACAGCGAATAAACGGTTGCTGGATATTGGCAGCGGTGAAGGCCGGGATGCCATCTACTTTGCCAAATGCGGTTTGCAAGTAGATGCCTTGGAGCTTTCCGCGCCCGGTGTGGAAAAGATTAAACGCTATAGCCGGTTGTCAGGTTATGCGGTGAATGTTATTCATGCTGATATGATTGGCTATGACCTGGCGGAAGAGTATGATGTGATTTACTCTCACGGCTCACTCCAATTCTTGCCGCCGGCAGAGCGGCGAAAGCATTTTGATAAGTATAAACAATATACAAAGACCGGTGGCTTAAACGCTCATCTTATTTTTGTTGAAAAGCCATTCATTAAGTTAGCACCTGATTGGGAAAGGAATGAATTTTTCTTTTCGTCGGGAGATTTGGCCGGGTATTATCATGACTGGGAGATTTTGCGCTGTGGGGAAGAAATCATTGACTGCGATTCGGCAGGAATTCCGCATCGCCATGCGGTGAATTGTATTCTTGCCAGGAAGATATAG
- a CDS encoding MarR family winged helix-turn-helix transcriptional regulator: MKLNNHILREIGMLSRCIHAISDTKFKEFNLQKGQFIFLTRVCENPGINQIDLSNLLKVDKTTTTKAIQKLIDTGYIYKTRDALDKRMWRLYAEKKGVEIYTLVIEEENRNIAVCFTNFTEEEKEAVQRLVKKMRENIENDWKILKNV, encoded by the coding sequence ATGAAACTGAATAACCACATCTTGCGGGAAATCGGAATGCTCTCCCGTTGTATTCATGCCATCAGCGACACTAAATTTAAAGAATTTAATTTGCAGAAAGGCCAATTCATTTTTCTGACAAGGGTATGCGAAAATCCTGGCATTAATCAAATCGATTTATCCAATCTGTTAAAAGTAGATAAAACTACAACCACCAAAGCTATCCAAAAATTGATTGATACAGGCTATATCTACAAAACGAGAGATGCTCTTGATAAAAGAATGTGGCGATTGTATGCAGAGAAAAAAGGGGTAGAAATATACACACTGGTTATTGAAGAAGAAAATCGCAATATTGCCGTCTGCTTCACTAATTTCACTGAAGAAGAAAAAGAAGCCGTGCAACGGTTAGTAAAAAAAATGCGTGAAAACATCGAGAACGATTGGAAAATATTAAAAAATGTATAG
- a CDS encoding GNAT family N-acetyltransferase — protein MIRKANSADIQEIMKIIRETIIEMQSYDNTQWDENYPQEKDFGKDIQKGDLYVSERDGNLVGFACINKIEPAEYSGLPWSMKETAMVVHRMAVATAYRKSGIGTELMKFADEYALKNEVRYLKTDTYSINTKMNALFAKCGYKWVGEMSFLDKKKPFYCYEKVLDIAE, from the coding sequence ATGATTAGAAAAGCCAATTCCGCAGATATACAGGAAATCATGAAAATTATCAGGGAAACCATTATTGAAATGCAGTCTTACGACAATACTCAATGGGATGAAAACTATCCTCAGGAAAAGGACTTTGGGAAGGACATTCAAAAAGGTGATCTTTATGTAAGCGAACGAGACGGAAATCTAGTAGGTTTTGCCTGCATTAACAAAATTGAGCCTGCCGAATACAGTGGCTTACCCTGGTCCATGAAGGAAACGGCTATGGTTGTCCACCGTATGGCGGTAGCTACAGCATATCGTAAAAGTGGAATTGGTACAGAGTTGATGAAATTTGCCGATGAATACGCATTAAAAAATGAGGTACGGTATTTAAAAACCGATACTTACTCTATCAATACGAAGATGAATGCCCTGTTTGCAAAGTGCGGCTATAAATGGGTTGGTGAGATGAGCTTTCTCGATAAGAAAAAGCCTTTCTACTGCTATGAAAAAGTATTGGATATAGCCGAATAG